A window of the Coprobacter fastidiosus genome harbors these coding sequences:
- a CDS encoding nuclease-related domain-containing DEAD/DEAH box helicase: MYERIVRDCEASPLTWYMWYDKTFNIPYGGQNEIQIDFLLICQEGAIIVEVKGGIIELIRGFFYYSYKGVLREMSRTPFKQAHDYKWALLNNGILNKDQIFVDYVCAFPHSTLDISRDSSQINLSHKLWNKLDQDSDNSFADFCLSVIRKNKRSKRIISKTELQSIVNSLAPSIEDRYKYSLTSLREVLDWLQIDNLSILEGLRKNPRILIEGGPGTGKTTMAKAFIKRHSGLKGLYLCWTGLLASKVRLDLDKERLNSCTVKTFNNYIKEITNIELNIKSDNSQYDVYKLLSKELSKITKVDYDYIIIDEAQDVIDKGVDIVLNELLSSQHNGLKQGRYLVFYDLEQGYNNVSRNLNENINKIAKYAACFILDENKRVPTNKLIVEYANKVLSVEHCQEAFELYLDSLKGNDIAGLTISFHDNVREVKKTIKEHTKHLFQYCGEISSTTLLIHSDFKYKENEDDDSVYDIIAEMESFLEVLSEKTIERKSKELLAFTTILKYKGLEDNNIILVIPASKIKSSWDNFLFEIYVGMTRAIMNLDIIILKSN, encoded by the coding sequence ATGTATGAACGTATTGTACGAGATTGTGAAGCAAGTCCTTTGACATGGTATATGTGGTATGATAAAACTTTCAACATACCATATGGAGGTCAAAATGAAATACAGATTGATTTTCTCCTTATATGCCAAGAAGGTGCAATTATTGTTGAAGTTAAAGGTGGTATAATTGAGTTGATAAGGGGGTTCTTTTATTATAGCTATAAAGGGGTCTTAAGGGAAATGAGTAGAACACCATTTAAGCAAGCTCATGATTATAAATGGGCATTGTTAAATAATGGGATATTAAATAAGGATCAAATATTTGTTGATTATGTATGTGCTTTCCCTCATAGTACTCTTGACATATCACGTGACTCTTCTCAAATCAACCTTTCTCATAAACTTTGGAATAAGTTAGATCAAGATAGTGATAATTCTTTTGCAGACTTCTGTTTAAGTGTAATTCGTAAAAATAAACGCTCTAAACGTATAATATCAAAGACAGAATTACAGTCTATTGTAAACTCACTTGCTCCATCAATTGAAGATCGTTATAAATATTCACTAACTTCGCTTCGCGAAGTTTTGGATTGGTTACAGATTGACAATCTAAGTATTCTAGAAGGTTTGAGAAAAAATCCTAGAATATTAATTGAGGGTGGACCAGGAACAGGAAAAACCACTATGGCTAAAGCATTTATTAAAAGACATAGTGGTCTTAAGGGGTTATATCTATGTTGGACAGGACTGCTAGCAAGTAAGGTTCGGCTTGATTTAGATAAAGAACGATTAAATTCATGTACTGTCAAAACATTCAATAATTATATCAAGGAAATAACAAATATAGAACTTAATATTAAAAGTGATAATAGCCAATATGATGTTTACAAACTTTTAAGCAAAGAACTCAGTAAAATTACTAAGGTAGATTATGACTATATTATTATTGATGAAGCACAAGATGTCATTGATAAAGGTGTTGATATTGTGCTCAATGAACTATTAAGTTCACAACACAATGGTCTTAAACAAGGACGATATCTAGTATTTTATGATCTTGAACAAGGATATAATAATGTTAGTCGAAATTTGAATGAAAATATTAATAAAATAGCAAAATACGCAGCATGCTTCATACTTGATGAGAACAAACGTGTTCCTACAAATAAACTTATTGTAGAATATGCCAATAAAGTATTGTCAGTTGAACATTGCCAGGAAGCTTTTGAGTTATATTTAGATTCTCTTAAAGGAAATGATATAGCAGGACTTACAATATCTTTCCATGATAATGTAAGAGAAGTAAAGAAAACTATTAAAGAACACACCAAACATCTATTTCAATATTGCGGAGAAATTTCTTCTACAACATTGCTGATACATTCTGATTTTAAATATAAAGAAAATGAAGATGATGATTCAGTATATGATATAATAGCAGAAATGGAGTCATTTCTTGAAGTTTTATCTGAAAAAACTATAGAAAGGAAGTCTAAGGAATTGTTAGCCTTTACAACGATACTTAAATATAAGGGTTTAGAGGATAACAATATAATACTTGTCATCCCAGCTTCAAAGATCAAGAGTTCATGGGATAATTTTCTATTCGAAATTTATGTCGGTATGACACGGGCAATCATGAATTTGGACATTATTATTCTTAAATCTAATTAA